In Actinomycetes bacterium, the DNA window GCGAGCGGATTGGCGCCCAGCAGGAGGAGGTACGAGGTGCGGTCGAGGTCAGGGACGGGGTGGCTGACCATCGTCCCGAACATCAGCGCGCTGGAGATCTCCTTCGGCCGCTGATCGACGGTGCTGGCGGTGAAGACGTTGCGTGTGCCGAGCACGCGCAGCAGCAGGCGGCTGTAGAGCGTGCCCGAGAGGTTGTGGACGGTCGGATTGCCGATGTACACCGCGACCGCGTCGCGACCGTGACGCTGGATGATCGGCGGCAGTCGGCGTGCGACCTCGGCGAACGCCTCCTCCCAGGTGGCCGCGCGCAGGTCGCCGTCGCGGCGGACCATCGGCCCGCGCAGGCGGTCGGGGTCGTCGTGCAGGTGGCCGAGCGTCGTTCCCTTGGGGCAGATGAACCCGTGGCTGAAGACGTCGTCCCGGTCGCCGCGGATCCGTGTCACCGCGCCGTCGCCGATTGTGAGCTCCAAGCCGCACGTCGCCTCGCAGAGCGGGCAGGTTCTGAAGACGGTCGTCTCAGCCGATGAGGACACGCGCCACCTCCTTCCAGCTGGCCGGGTGGCTCCTGGGACAAGATGACTAATCATCTCTGACGAGGCAATAGTAGATGCACTGGGCTTGGGCAATTACATCTCGGAACCTCCTCGATCCGGACGGGCACCGAGGTCAGGACAAGGGCTGTAGCGAGCCAGACGCGCAATATAGGGGCCGGCGGGACGGCGGGTGAGGCGTTCCACCGCGGAGTCGTGCGCGCGATGGACGACCTCGGCGTGGACGCCCGAGCGGCCGACATCATCGTCGGCACCTCCGCCGAACACCGCGCGCACCTTGGCGAACAACTGCGTGTCGACCTGCTCGAAGCCGCGGCGCAGCTGCTCCGGCACCGGTCCCCCGGCACGCTCGAGCCGGCGCACGGCAAGCCCGACCTCGACCGCCTTCGACAGCGTGTCGGCCGGCACCTGACTGGCGAACAGGGCATGCACCTTTTCGAAGATCCGCGGCACCGACGGCATGCACGTCGGCCGCACCTCCGCGCAGTCCGGCACGATAGTGGACGCGTCGCCGCTGCAGTACGCCACCACGCCGCCGACGCTGGAGACGCTCAGCTGCACGACTTGGGCGAAGACATGCGCCAGGGGCAGGAACAGGTACGCGACGGCATCCGCCCCGACGACCCTGAGCTCCTCGGTGACCCGGCAGCAGGCGGTCATGTTGCGATGGGTGAGCACGCAGCCCTTCGGCCGGCCGGTCGTGCCGGAGGTGTAGATGATCAAGGCCGGGTCGTCTGGTCGCACGCCCGCGGTCCGCCGCTCCAGCTCGGACCGGTCACCATCACGGCCGCGTGCGCGGAGCTGCTCAAGGCTGGCGGCCGCCGCGGCGGCCGGGTCGACGACGACCGCATGCCGCAGCTCGGGCAGCCGGTGGCGGTGCTGCTCGATTTTTGCGAGCTGCGCGGCGTTCTCGAAGATCACCGCGACCGCGCCGGAGTTCCCGATCACCCACGCGCATTCCTCCGGCGAGCTGGACGGGTAGATCGGTACCAGCACGGCACCGGCAGCCGCGATGCCGAGCTCCGCCTGCACCCATTCCGGTCGCGTCTCGGAGAGGACGCACACCCGGTCGCCGGGGCGGACCCCAAGGGCGACCAGCCCGAGGCCCACCTCGCGGGCGCTGTCGCGCAGCTCGGCGTAGGTCAGATCCCGCCAGACGCCGTCACGCTTGAAGCGCTGCGCGGGACGTTGGCCGAACCGTTCGGCGCCGAGGAAGGGAAGGTCAGCGAGTGTGTTGGGAACCTCCACCCGATGCGGTCGCATGCGTGTCCTCCGTGGGTGCGGACTCCAGCAGCCGCATGCCGTCCAACAGGCTCATGCGCTCATGGGTGTCCTAGCTGCCCACACCGTGAAACTGCCAAGGGCATCGTGTCAAGGTTGCCAGCGACGGTGTTCCCACCGGCATGAGCGATGCATCCTCGTGTTGCCGGAGCGCCCGGCAGGCCACTAGCCTGCTGAGGTGACGAGTCACCAGCAGCGTGAACTGGACATCGTCGTTCTTGGCGCGACGGGCTTCACCGGCGCCTTGACGGCGGAGTACCTGGCTGCTCATGGGCCAGGCGCGACCCGATGGGCGGTCGCCGGGCGGAACCGGGGCAAGCTGGAGGCGCTACGCGACCGGCTCGGCGTCGACGTCCAGATCCTCGAGGCCGACATCAGCGACCAGGCCTCCCTGCGGCGTATGGCCGAGGCGTCCCGCGTGGTCGTCACCACGGTCGGGCCGTACCTCCGATACGGCGAACCGGTGGTCGCCGCCTGTGCCGAGGCCGGCACCGACTACGTCGACCTCACCGGCGAGCCGGAATTCGTCGACCGGATGTATGTGCGTCACCACGCGACGGCGGAGCGGACGGGCGCTCGCCTGGTCCACGCCTGCGGCTTCGACTCCGTCCCGCACGACCTCGGCACCCTGTTCACGGTCCAGCAACTGCCACAGGAGCGGCCGATCCGGGTGCGCGGGTACGTCAGCGCGGGCGGGCTCCCCTCCGGCGGGACGGTGGACTCCGCCGTCACGTCCTTCTCACGATTCCGCCAGGCGGCTGCGGCTCATGCCGAACGGCGGCGAACCGAGCCCAGCGACCCCACCCGGCGGGTGCGCGCGGTCCCGGGCCGGCCAGGCTATGACCGCGACCTGCGGGCGTGGGTGCTGCCGCTGCCCTCGATCGACCCGCAGATCGTGGTCCGCTCGGCCCGGGCGCTTGACCGTTACGGGCCCGACTTCTCCTACAGCCACTTCGTTGCGGTCGGGAATCCGGTGGTCGCGGCGGCCCTGACCGCCGGAGTGGCAGGAACCTTCGCACTGGCTCAGTTGCCGCCGACCCGCAAGCTGCTGCTCCAGCTCCGGCCATCCGGCGCTGGCCCAACCGCCGAACAGCGGGACAAGGCCTGGTTTCGTGTGCGGTTCATTGGCGAGGCTGGCCGCCGGCGCGTCGTCACCGAGGTGGCCGGCGGCGATCCCGGGTATGCCGAAACCTCCAAGATGCTGGCCGAGTCCGCGCTGTGCCTGGCAAACGACGCGCTGCCGCAGGCCGCGGGACAGGTCACCACGGCCGTCGCCATGGGGGAGGCACTGCGTGCACGGCTAGAGAAGGCGGGCATCTCGTTCCGGGTGCTCCAGAGCGACGAGGGTCCTGAGCCGGGAGGAGGTCGAGAGCCACGTCCTCGGTGACGGAGCGCACGCTGCAAGCCAACCGGCTTG includes these proteins:
- a CDS encoding AMP-binding protein — its product is MRPHRVEVPNTLADLPFLGAERFGQRPAQRFKRDGVWRDLTYAELRDSAREVGLGLVALGVRPGDRVCVLSETRPEWVQAELGIAAAGAVLVPIYPSSSPEECAWVIGNSGAVAVIFENAAQLAKIEQHRHRLPELRHAVVVDPAAAAAASLEQLRARGRDGDRSELERRTAGVRPDDPALIIYTSGTTGRPKGCVLTHRNMTACCRVTEELRVVGADAVAYLFLPLAHVFAQVVQLSVSSVGGVVAYCSGDASTIVPDCAEVRPTCMPSVPRIFEKVHALFASQVPADTLSKAVEVGLAVRRLERAGGPVPEQLRRGFEQVDTQLFAKVRAVFGGGADDDVGRSGVHAEVVHRAHDSAVERLTRRPAGPYIARLARYSPCPDLGARPDRGGSEM
- a CDS encoding saccharopine dehydrogenase NADP-binding domain-containing protein; translated protein: MTSHQQRELDIVVLGATGFTGALTAEYLAAHGPGATRWAVAGRNRGKLEALRDRLGVDVQILEADISDQASLRRMAEASRVVVTTVGPYLRYGEPVVAACAEAGTDYVDLTGEPEFVDRMYVRHHATAERTGARLVHACGFDSVPHDLGTLFTVQQLPQERPIRVRGYVSAGGLPSGGTVDSAVTSFSRFRQAAAAHAERRRTEPSDPTRRVRAVPGRPGYDRDLRAWVLPLPSIDPQIVVRSARALDRYGPDFSYSHFVAVGNPVVAAALTAGVAGTFALAQLPPTRKLLLQLRPSGAGPTAEQRDKAWFRVRFIGEAGRRRVVTEVAGGDPGYAETSKMLAESALCLANDALPQAAGQVTTAVAMGEALRARLEKAGISFRVLQSDEGPEPGGGREPRPR